TGTCACCGTTCACCTTGCCGGTCAGCTTGCCGTGCTCGATTTCCAGCACGTTCGCGATAGCGCGGGTCAGGCCCAGCCGTGATTGCAGCCGCTCGGTGAAATAGGTGAAGCCACCCGAAATCAGCAGGGTTTTGGCACCAGCAGCATGAAAACCCTTGAGCATGGCTTCCGCGCCGGCCATCAGCTTGAGGCGCTCGTCATAGACCCGGCCGAGCGCACTTTGCTCCAACCCGGCCAGCAGCGCAACGCGACGCGTCAGGCTCGCCTTGAAGTCGAGCTCGCCTCGCATGGCGGCAGCCGTGATTTCGGCCACCTGGGGCTTGATCCCGACCATGTCGGCGATTTCGTCGATGCACTCGATGGTGATCAGCGTCGAATCCATGTCCATCACCACGAGGCCGATATCGGCTACGCCAAGCTCCTCCGGGATGAAGGCATAGTCGAGCTGATTCGATTCGCAGAAATCGGCCACTGCCTCGTCATTGTCGATATGCGCGCCCAGCAGTTTGAATGCTTGCGGCGTGATCGCCTGGATTTCGTGGGCGTCGGACAGGCGGGCGAGTTGCTTCAGATCCTGAGTGGCGACTTCGGGCGCCTGGATGACGAGACGGTGCATGACGTTGCGATGGTGGCTGAAAAGGAGCCCGGATTGTAGCAGGCCCCGCCGGGCAGGGCCTGCTGCCAGCACCGTTAGGCAGCGCAGGCCGCGAATAGCTTGCCGCTCCGACCAATGCTAGAGGCGCAGCAGTTCGTTTTCGACCAGCTCGTCGAGCAGGAAGGAGAAATCGTGCGCGGCAGCGCTTTCGGGGGCGAAGGCGAAGATATCCTCGCCGGTGCCGGCGGCGGCGCCCAGCACTTCCTGTTCACGGATGCGGGTACGCATCAGTTCGTGCCCCCAACGCTGCGACAATTGGCCGAGCACCTTTTCGGAGGTGACCTGGCCGGGCACATAGCGGTTGAGCAGATAGCGGCGTGGGATGCGTGGCTGGAACTTGGCAAGGCCAGACAGCGTGCGATCGAGCAGCACGGCGCCATTGAGCGCGAGGAAATCCGCTGCCACCGGCACCAGCACGAAATCGGCGGCGAACAGTGCGGAGAACGCCAGCGGCCCGAGCATGGGGCTGCAGTCGATCAGGATGGGCACGTCGGTATCGGCGAGCATCTCGGCGGTGAGGCCGAGCTTGAGTCGCCAGACATGGTCGCGGTGGCGTACCACCTGGGTATCGACCTTGGAGAGCTCCAGGTGCGAGGGAATGAAGTCGATGCCGTGGCGGGTGTGCTGGACCAGGTCGGCAATGCCGGCGGTGCCCTGGTAGAAGCGCAAGATGGTTTCGGCAGGGCGCGCGTTCACGCGCCACATGGCGGTGAGGTGTGCCTGCGGATCGAGGTCGATCACCAGCGGCGCAGCGCCGTGGCGGGCGAGCGCAGCCGCAAGGTTGGCGGTCACGGTGGTCTTGCCGACCCCGCCTTTCTGGTTGAATACCGCAATCGTCGTCATCTTGAGGTGCGCGGACTCGGAGCTAGCGACCTTATTCCAAAATGCTGATGCAGGGAAGAGCGTGGCATGACGGGGCCAGCCGGAGCCGGCCCCAGTTCACTGCCTACAGCGTTTCTGCCGCGTAGTCCGCCAGGCGCGAACGCTCACCGCGTTGCAGTGTTACGTGGCCGCCGTGGCTCCAGCCCTTGAAGCGGTCGACTACGAAGGTGAGCCCCGAGCTGCCCTCGGTGAGGTAGGGCGTATCGATCTGGCTGATGTTGCCGAGGCACACCACCTTGGTGCCGGGGCCGGCGCGGGTGATGAGGGTCTTCATCTGCTTTGGGGTCAGGTTCTGCGCCTCATCGATGATGAGGAACTTGTTGAGGAAGGTGCGACCGCGCATGAAGTTGAGCGATTTCACCTTGATGCGGCTGCGGATCAGGTCGCGCGTGGCAGCGCGGCCCCAGTCGCCGGCTTCGGCATCGGACTGGTTGAGCACGTCGAGGTTGTCTTCCAGCGCACCCATCCACGGCTGCATTTTTTCCTCTTCGGTGCCGGGCAGGAAGCCGATGTCCTCACCCACCGGCACGGTGACGCGGGTCATGATGATCTCGGTGTAGATCTTGGATTCCAGCGTTTGCGCCAAACCCGCAGCCAGCGTGAGCAAGGTCTTGCCGGTGCCGGCCTGGCCCAGCAGCGAGACGAAATCGATGTCCGGATTCATCAAAAGGTTGAGCGCGAAGTTCTGCTCGCGATTGCGTGCGGTGATGCCCCAGATCGCGTTCTTGCCGTGGCTGTAGTCCTTCAGGCTTTCCAGCGTGGCCTGCTTGCCCTCGACCGACAGTACACGCGAGACGAAGCCATCAGCCGGCTGATACAGCATCTGGTTGGCATAGAGATCCACACAGTCCGGTCCCTTGATCTTCCAGTAGCTCTTACCGCCTTCCTGCCAGCTCTGCAGATCCTTGCCGTTCTTGTCCCAGAACGCCGGTTCGATCTCGCGCATACCGGTGTAGAGAAGATCGGTGTCCTCCAGCACCTTGTCGTTGAAATAGTCCTCGGCGGCCAGGCCCATGGCGCGGGCCTTGATGCGCATGTTGATGTCTTTGGAGACCAGGATCACCTGGCGCTTCGGTTGCATCTGCTGCAGGTGGTGCACCACGCCGAGGATCTGGTTGTCGGCCTTGCCCATCGGCAATTGCGACGGCAGCACGCTGGTGATGGCCTCGGTCTGCAGGTAGAGCCGGCCGCTAGCCTGGCCCTTGCTTGGCGTTTCCAGTGCCACGCCGTCCTGCAGACTGTGCTCCATGCCGGCGACCAGCTCTTCCATGAAGCGGCTGGCCTGACGGGCGTTGCGCGCCACTTCCGACATGCCTTTCTTGTTGTTGTCCAGTTCTTCCAGCGTCATCATCGGCAGGAACAGATCGTGTTCCTCGAAGCGGTAGAGCGACGTGGGATCGTGCATCAGCACGTTGGTATCCAGCACGAAGAGCTTGGTATCCTGAGCGCGGCGGGTTTTGCGGGCGGCCATGATTTCTTCCTTGTTGTGGTGGGCTGGAAACAACAAAGCGGCCATGCGGCCGCTTCGATCTACTTCAGACTCTGGACGAATTCGAGTACCTCCTCGACGTGGCCCGGCACCTTCACGCCGCGCCACTCCCTGATGACGCGGCCGTCGGTGTCGATGACGAAGGTGCTGCGCTCCACGCCGCGCACCTGCTTGCCGTACATGTTCTTCAGCTTCATCACGCCGAAGGCTTCGCACAGCGCCTCCTCGGGATCGCTGACAAGCTCGAAGGGAAAGCACTGCTTGCCCTTGAAGTTCTCGTGGCTCTTCACCCCGTCGCGCGAAACGCCGAACACCTGGACCCCGGCAGCGACAAATGCATCGTGGTGGATGCGAAAGTCGTTGCCCTCGGTGGTGCAACCGGGCGTGCTGTCCTTGGGATAGAAGTAGAGGATGTAGCGCTGGCCCTGAAGGGCCAAGGTATCGAAGGTGGCGCCGCCGGTCATGGCGAGCGAGAGGACAGGTACAACTTCTGGGGGCATAGGGTGTGTCCGTGAGGTGACTCGAATGCACGCCTGCTGATCCCATTCTGGCTGCAGGGCGTGCGCGTCGCAAGACGGGTCGGGCCGCTAGAGCGCCGATGCAACAGCTGCTTCATCTGCGTACAATACCCGTCAAATTTTGAACATGGTGTGACACCCGATGAGTATCAAGAGCGACCGCTGGATACGCCGCATGGCGCTGGAGCACGGCATGATCGAGCCGTTCGAGCCGGGCCAGGTGCGCTATGTGAACGACCAGAAAATCGTGTCATACGGCACGTCGAGCTATGGCTACGACATCCGCTGCGCCGACGAATTCAAGGTCTTCACCAACCTGAACAGCACCATCGTCGACCCGAAGAATTTCGATGAAAACAGCTTCGTCGATGTCTCGGGCAAGGGCTACTGCATCATCCCTCCCAACTCCTTTGCGCTGGCGCGCACCGTCGAATACTTCCGCATTCCGCGCAATGCGCTGACGGTGTGCCTGGGCAAATCGACCTATGCGCGCTGCGGCATCATCGTCAACGTGACGCCGTTCGAGCCGGAGTGGGAAGGCTATGTGACGCTGGAGTTCTCCAACACCACGCCACTGCCGGCCAAGATCTACGCCAACGAAGGCGTTGCACAAGTGCTGTTCTTCGAAGCCGACGAGGACGATGTGTGCGAGACCAGCTATCGCGATCGCGGCGGCAAGTACCAGGGGCAGGTTGGCGTCACGCTGCCCAAGACCTGAGCAGCTGGCTGAGTCATGCATGTCCCGGATACGTCGCGCTATCGCCAGCTGGCCTCGCTCGGCATCGAGGTGGCCAGCCTGCGTTTTGACGGCGTGCCGATCCCCAAGCACACGCACGATGAGTTTGTGATTGCGGCTAACCTCGGTGGCATCGAGCGGGTGTGGCTCGACGGCAAGCGCTTCGATGCGCGAGATGGCGACATTACCGTCTACAACCCTGGTGCGTTGCAGGCGAGCGACGGCGGCAGCGGAGCCTGGGGTTGCGCCAGTCTTTATCTCGCACCGAGCCGGCTGATGCCGCTGTTGGGTCGATCTGAGCACCATGAATTCGTCCAGCCACTGCTGCGCAACACCGCGTTGGCGACTCAACTGATCGCCGCGGTGGGTGCGGCACTGGATGCTGAAACCGCTGCCGATGCAGCGGAAGCGGATGAAGCGCTGCTCAGCGTGCTCGATGCGCTGTTCTCTGGCCACGCCGAAGCGGTAACGAGGGCAGTGCCGAACGGGGGCGACGTGCTATTGCTGCGGGCCGAGGCGCAATTGCTAGAACAGATGATGGATCAGCCCGATCTGGCGAGCTTGGCCGATCAACTGGGCCTGAGCGCGGTGCAACTGGTGCGCGCCTTCAATCGGCGGCATGGTCTGCCACCATTGGCCTGGCTGCGTCAGCAGCGGCTGCGTGCTGCCAAGCAGGGCTTGCTGCACGGTGAGGTGATTGCCGATGTGGCTGCCCGCCTCGGTTTTGCCGACCAGGCCCACCTTACCCGGCAGTTTCGCGCCCAGTTCGGGCTCACCCCCGCCCAGGTCCGTAGCCGTCGCCACTGAAATAGCGTTCAAGACCGGTCGCGGCCGGCTTGGCATGCTTGGCGTCATCTCTTCTCATGCTGCAACTGCCATGCTGCAACTCTTCATCTCCGCCTTCGTGCTCGGCGTGCTGTTCAACGCCACGCCTGGTGCCGTATTTGCCGAATCGTTGCGGCGTGGTCTGCGCGGCGGTTATCGTCCGACGCTGGCCGTGCAGATCGGCTCGCTTTTGGGCGATTTTCTCTGGGCGGTGCTGGCGCTGATCGGCGCGCAATGGCTGCTTGGCAATGCGGCTTGGCAGACGCCGCTCGCCATGGCTGGTGCCTTGCTCTTGGCGTGGCTGGGATGGGGGGCTGTGCGTGACGGCCTGGGCGAGCCGCCGGCGGTAGCCGAAACCGCTGTCGACCAGCGCTCGGCAATGATGGCCGGCGCCGCGCTGTCGCTGACCAATCCGTGGAATCTGGTGTACTGGGTGGCGCTGGCCGGCACCGTCGCTGCCCTTGGCCAGGGACTGCCGCCGCCGGTGGCACAAGGCGTGTTCCTGGCGGGCTTCATGCTGTCGTCGGTGTTGTGGTGCTTCATCTGCGCCGGCGCAATCGCGTGGCTGCATCGGCGGATCGAGCGCTGGCTGTGGAAGGCATTGCACTTCATCTGCGGGGGTGGACTGATCGCCAGTGCAGGCCTCGTGATGCTCAAATTGCGCTGATGGGGCAGCTAAGGCGCTGACCCGATGCCGTCGGCGAGTGTTTGGGCATAGGCTCGCAATTTTCCTCTCTTTCGGAGCCGCCCATGGCCTATATCGCCGCCGAATCCCGCTATGCCTCGATGCAATACCGCCGTTGCGGCAACAGCGGCCTGCAGCTGCCCCTGCTGTCGCTGGGCTTATGGCACAACTTTGGCGACACGGTACCGATCGAGCGTCAGCGTGCGATGGTGCGCACCGCCTTCGATCGGGGCATCACCCACTTCGATCTGGCGAACAACTACGGCCCGCCCTACGGCAGCGCCGAAACCAACTTTGGCCGGTTGTTGCGCGAGGATCTCAAACCCTATCGCGACGAACTGATCATCTCGACCAAGGCCGGCTGGGACATGTGGCCAGGGCCGTACGGCCAGGGCGGCGGCTCGCGCAAGTACGTACTCGCCAGCCTTGACCAGAGCCTTAAGCGGCTGGGGCTCGATTACGTCGATATCTTCTACTCGCATCGGTTCGATCCGGATACGCCGCTGGAGGAAACTGCCGGCGCGCTGGCTACGGCCGTGCAGCAAGGCAAGGCGCTGTATGTGGGTATCTCGTCGTACTCGGCCGGCAAGACCCGAGAGATGGCGCGGCTGCTGGCTGAATACAAGGTGCCGCTGCTGATCCACCAGCCGGCCTACAACATGCTCAATCGCTGGATCGAAGGTGAACTGCTTGAGGCGCTGCCGGAAATCGGTGCCGGCTGCATCACCTTCACTGCACTGGCGCAAGGGTTGCTCTCGGACAAGTACCTGAACGGCATCCCGGCCAATGCCCGCGTCAACCAGCCGGGTGGTGGATCGCTGCAGGCCTCGCACCTGTCGGAAGCCAACCTTGCCCACGTGCGGGCGCTCAACGCGATCGCCGCGCGGCGTGGCCAGAGCCTGGCGCAGATGGCACTGGCCTGGGTGCTGCGCCACCCGGCAGTGACCACCACGCTGATCGGCGCCAGCAGCCCGGAGCAGATCATCGAGAATGTCGGTGCCCTCACCAACCTGCAGTTCAGCGCTGAGGAGCTGGCCGAGATCGATGGCCATGCCGTTGAAGGTGGCATCAACCTGTGGGAAAAGCCGTCGACCGACCAGCATGTTTAGACGAGTGCCACACGCCCGCATCGGGCAGGTGTGGGCCTGCTAGAATGCCGGCTTTGCCTGCCAGAAAAGCGACCATGCTGAGCCTCTTCAACACCCTCACGCGCGAAAAGGAAGTCTTCCAGCCCATCCATCCGGGCAAGGTGAACATGTATGTCTGCGGCATGACCGTGTACGACTACTGTCACTTGGGGCATGCGCGCGTGATGGTGGTGTTCGATATGGTGACGCGCTGGCTGCGCGCTTCCGGTTATGCCGTGAACTACGTGCGCAACATCACCGACATTGACGACAAGATCATCAAGCGGGCGCTGGAGAATGGCGAATCGATCAACCAGCTCACCCAGCGCTTCATCGATGCGATGAACGAGGATGCTGGCGCACTGGGCGTGATCCGGCCGGATCACGAGCCGCGTGCCACCGAGCACGTGGCGGACATGCACGCGATGATCGCCCGGCTGGTCGACAATGGGTTGGCCTATCCCGCACCCAATGGCGATGTCTACTATGCGGTGCGCAAATTCGATGGCTACGGCAAGCTTTCCGGCAAGTCACTGGAAGACCTGCGCGCCGGCGAGCGCGTTGATGTCGATCCGAACAAGCAGGATCCGCTCGACTTTGTGCTGTGGAAGGCCGCCAAGGCTGACGAACCTCAGGATGCCAAGTGGGCATCGCCCTGGGGCGAGGGCCGTCCGGGCTGGCACATCGAATGCTCGGCGATGAGCTGCCATCACCTCGGCGCGCATTTCGACATCCATGGCGGCGGTGCCGACCTGCAGTTTCCGCATCACGAGAACGAGATTGCCCAAAGCGAAGGTGCCAGCGGCCAGCGCTACGTGAACTACTGGATGCATAACGGCTTCATCCGGGTGGACAACGAGAAGATGTCGAAAAGCCTCGGCAACTTCTTCACCATCCGTGAAGTGCTGCAGAAGTACGATGCCGAAGTGGTGCGCTTCTTCATCCTGCGTGCGCATTACCGCAGCCAGCTCAATTACAGCGACGCGCATCTGGATGACGCCAAGAACGCGCTGACCCGGCTCTACACCACGTTGAAGACCGTACCGCCGGCAGAGATGGCACTGGATTGGTCCTCGCCCTATGCCGCGCGTTTCCAAGTGGCAATGAACGATGACTTCGGCTCGCCGGAGGCGGTGGCTGTCTTGTTCGAGCTCGCTGCCGAAGCCAATCGTCAACATTCGTCGGCGCTTTCCGGCGAGCTGAAAACGCTGGCCGCACTGCTGGGCTTGCTGCAGCGGGCCCCCAATGCCTTCCTGCAAGGCGGCACGGGGGAGGGCGAGTGGTCTGCCGAGCGCATCGAGGCCGCCATTGCCGCGCGCAAGGCGGCACGGGTCGCCAAGGACTTTGCCGAGTCCGATCGTATTCGCGACGAACTCACCGCAGCGGGTATCGTACTGGAGGATACCGCGCAAGGCACAAGCTGGCGAAAATTGTAAGAATTTGAGTATTGGCCATGCAGGGAGGTTGTGACTGCAATCCCGCTGCAGGCGGCAGCCAGACATACGATGATGTATCCAAAAGGGGCAGCATGGCTGCCCCTTTTGTCACTTTATTGCTTTCAAACTGCAAGCGCTTCCATACGCTGACAGTTGCTAGGGCTATGATGCACTGACGGAGGCGTCATGGCGGAAAAACTGCTGAATCGGTTCGAAATCGTGCGCACGCTCGGCGAGGGCGCGCAGGGCAAGGTATTGCTTGCGCGCGATACCCAGCTCGATCGACTGGTGGCACTCAAGGCATTACGCAAAGGTCAGGGCAACGCCAACGAGGCAAGGTTGGCCAGTCGGCTGCAGCACGCCAATATCGTGACGCTGCATGATGCTTTCGAGGCGCAGGGTCAGCAATGGCTGGTGTTCGAGTATGTGGAGGGCGACACGGTGGCTGCGCTGCTCAAGCGCGATGGCCCGATGAAGCCAACCCGTGCCGTCGCCATCGCCTGCAACGTGCTGGAGGGCCTCGCCTGTGCGCACCAGGCCGGCGTGATCCACCGCGACATCAAGCCGCACAACATCATCGTCGATACTACCGGCCGGGCGCGCATCATGGATTTCGGCATTGCCGTGGCTGCAGGCAGCCCGGCGGATTTTTCCGGCACCGTGAGCTACATGGCGCCGGAGCTGCTGAAAAAGATGCCGGCCGACGCGCAGGCCGATCTCTTTGCCGTCGGTATGACGTTGTACCAGATGCTGACCGGCAAGACCGCGGCCGAAGGCGAATCGGCGTTCTCCATCCTCTACCGCATTGCCAACGAGCCGTTCACGCCACCATCCAGCCTGCGCGAAGGCATTGACGAGAAACTCGATCATCTGGTGATGGTCGCGCTGTTCAAGGAGCCGCGGGAGCGGTACGCCGACGCCGAGGCCATGCTGGAAGCGCTACGTGGCTGGCAAGGCACACAAGGCGGGGAAAGCGAGGAGGGCGGCGGTCAGAGCACGCTGGAATTCCTGCTGCGCCGTATGCGGCATACCGCCGATTTTCCGGCACTGTCGCAGGCGATTTCGGCGATCAACAAGATCAACGAGAACGACAGCGAGCGACTACAGGTGCTGTCCGAGGTCATCCTCAAGGATTTCTCGCTCACCAACAAGCTGCTGCGCATCGTCAATTCGGCCACCTACAGCCAGTTCGGCGGCACCATCAGCACGATCTCGCGCGCCATCGTGATTCTCGGCTTCGACGCCATCCGCAACCTGGCGATCACGCTGTTGCTGTTCGAGCACATGCACAACAAGGCGCAGGCCAGCAGCCTGCGCGATAGCGTGCTGCGCGCCTTCTTCGCCGGTCTGCTGTGCCGCGCCATCGGCAAGCGCATCGGCGCGCGCGACGCGGAAGAGGCACTGATCTGCGGCATGTTCCATCACCTGGGCAAGCTGCTGACCATCTACTACTTCCACGAGGAAAGCGTGGAGATCGCCAAGCGCACCGAAACCGGCACACAAGAGGAGCTGGCGGCGACAGCCGTGCTGGGGCTGTCGTACAGCGAGCTGGGCATCGGCGTGGCGCAGCACTGGAGCTTTCCGGAGCGCATCATCAACAGCATGCGCCTGCTGCCGGAAGGGCGACAGCGCGAGCCGCAAAGCAATCTGGAGCGGCTGCGGCAATACGCCAATCTCAGCGCTGAAATCCAGCGCGTGATCGGCGCCAGTGCCAAGGATGCGGCGCGCATCCAGAATGCAGTGGTTGACCGCTATGGCATCGCACTCGGCCTCAACCAGCGTGACCTGAATGAGTTGATGCAGGAAACGGCGGACAGCTTCGTAGGCTACTTGGGCGCGATTGGCGTTGACCACACCGGCAGTGAATTCATCCGCCAACTGCGCCGTGCCAGCAAGCCGGCCGCCACGAGCAATGACAACCAGCCGGACGACACGCTCGACCGCGCCACGCTGGAAACCGAGCTGGAAAGCGGCAGCAAGGTGCAAACCACTGCCGTGCTTTCAGCGGGAGTACAGGACATCACCAACACGCTGGTCGGTGATTTCAAACTGAATGATCTGCTGCGCATGATCCTGGAGACCATGTACCGTGGCATCGGCTTCGAGCAGGTGGTATTCGGCACCCGCGATGCCAAGCAACCGATGATCCAGGGGCGCTTCGGCTTTGGTGAGGACGTGAATGCACTGGTGCAGAATTTCCGCATTCCGCTCGGCCCCGTGCACGATGTGTTTCAGGTTGCACTGGAGCGCAACGCTGACATCCTGATCGAGGACATCGACGCCGAGAGCATCTGCGACCGGATCCCGGATTGGTATCGCCAGCTGGGATCGAGCAAGACGTTCATCGTGTTCCCGCTCAAGCTCGAGAAGCGCATCATCGGCTGTTTCTACGGCAATCGCAGCAAGGCGGGATCGCTGAAAATCGCCAACGACGAGCTCAATTTGCTGAAAACGCTGCGCAACCAGGCGCTGCTGGCCATCCGCACCAAACAGGTCACCGGCTGAAGCGCTTCATCGCTTGGAATCCGCCACCATGCTTTACAGCGCAAGCACTTGGCGAATGCGCACCAGCTGGTTCGCGGCAAACCAGTGACGCGACAGGATATCCTCACCGCCCAGGCGATACGCATCGCGAAGGTAGGGCAGAGCTGCCTCCATGCCTTCCAATTCCAGGTGCGCGCGCGCCAATGTCAATGCTGTCAGCGGCTGTTGCTGTTCCAGATGCCAGGCATGCGCCGGCAGCGCGCGCCCAATGGCGTGCTGCCACTCGCCCATTTGGCAAAGCGCTTGCGCGTAGCCCGCCATGACCCAGTGATGAAATGGCTCGTTGCGCAGCCCTGCATCGGCGATCATGGCAGCAGCATGCCAGTGCTCGACACTGCGCGGCCAATCGTGATCACAGTCCGCCTTGATGCCATGCTGGGCATGTTGAAAAGCTTGCTGCTCCAGATCATCCCGCTCGGCCATGCGTTATTCCCTATAAACAAGCGTCGACCGACTGTGCTTTTGCGTTGTTCCGCGCTGGGCAGGAAAGGCAAAACCCGGCCGAAGCCGGGTTTGTTGGCGTAGCCAACGCCTACTTCGGTTCGCGGGCGTAGGCTTCGAGGTAAGGCCGGCCGTAGTAGCTATCCAGCAGCAACTGCTTAATCTCGCTGATCAGTGGGAAGCGCGGGTTGGCGCCGGTGCACTGATCGTCGAATGCTTCTTCGGCCACTTCATCCAGCTTGGCGAGGAATTCCTTCTCCGGCACACCTGCAGCCTGGATCGATGGCGGGATTTCCAGCGCGGTCTTCAGGCCCTCCACCCAAGCCACCAGGCTTTCCACCTTCTCGTCGTCGTTGCGGCCCTTGAGCCCCAGATGCTCGGCGATATCGGCGTAACGACACTTGGCGATCGGCCGGTCGTACTGGCTAAAGGCGGTCTGCTTGGTCGGGATGTCCGCCGCGTTGTAGCGGATCACGTTGGAAATCAGCAGAGCGTTGGCCAAGCCGTGCGCCAGGTGGAACTCGGCGCCGATCTTGTGCGCCATGCTGTGGCACACGCCAAGGAAGGCATTGGCAAAGGCAATCCCCGCAATGGTGGCGGCGTTGTGCACCATCTCGCGTGCCTTCGGATCATTGGCGCCGTTGGCGTAGGAGGAGGGCAGGTATTGCCCCAACAGCTTGAGCGCCTGCAGTGCCTGAGGATCAGAGTACTCGTTCGCCATCACCGACACATAGGCTTCCAGCGCGTGGGTGACCGCGTCGATGCCGCCATAGGCCGTGAGGCTCTTGGGCATATGCATCACCAGGTTCGGATCGACGATCGCCATGTTCGGCGTGAGCTCGTAATCGGCGATCGGATACTTCATGCCGGTTTTTTCGTCGGTGACCACGGCAAACGGCGTCACTTCCGAGCCGGTACCCGAGGTGGTCGGGATGGCAACGAGCTGCGCCTTGATGCCGAGCTTGGGGAATTTGTAGATCCGCTTGCGGATATCCATGAAGCGCAGCGCCAGATCCTCGAAATGCACGTCCGGGTGCTCGTACATCACCCACATGATCTTGGCGGCATCCATCGGGCTGCCCCCACCCAGCGCGATGATTACGTCCGGCTTGAAGGTGTTCAGCATATGCGTGCCCTTGCGCACCACTTCCAGCGTTGGGTCGGCTTCCACTTCATAAAACACTTCAACTTCCAGCCCCATCTGCTTGAGGATACGGATGGTTTCGTCGCAATAGCCGTTGTTGAATAGATAACTGCCAGTCACGATGGCGGCGCGCTTCTTGTCCGAGAGTTCCTCCAGCGCAAATGGCAAACTGCCGCGGCGGAAATAGATGCTCTTGGGCAGTTTGTGCCACAACATGTTCTCGGCCCTCTTGGCGACGGTTTTCTTGTTGATCAAGTGCTGCGGGCCGACGTTCTCGGAAATCGAGTTGCCGCCCCAGGAACCGCAACCGAGCGTCAGCGACGGGGCCAGCGCAAAGTTGTAGAGGTCGCCAATGCCGCCTTGGGAGGAGGGCGTGTTGATCAGGATGCGCGCGGTCTTCATCTTGTCGCCGAAGTACTTGATGCGCTCAGGCTGCAGATCCTGATCGGTATAGAGCGAGGAGGTGTGGCCGATGCCGCCCAGTGCCACCAGCGCCTC
This region of Chitinolyticbacter meiyuanensis genomic DNA includes:
- a CDS encoding serine/threonine protein kinase — its product is MAEKLLNRFEIVRTLGEGAQGKVLLARDTQLDRLVALKALRKGQGNANEARLASRLQHANIVTLHDAFEAQGQQWLVFEYVEGDTVAALLKRDGPMKPTRAVAIACNVLEGLACAHQAGVIHRDIKPHNIIVDTTGRARIMDFGIAVAAGSPADFSGTVSYMAPELLKKMPADAQADLFAVGMTLYQMLTGKTAAEGESAFSILYRIANEPFTPPSSLREGIDEKLDHLVMVALFKEPRERYADAEAMLEALRGWQGTQGGESEEGGGQSTLEFLLRRMRHTADFPALSQAISAINKINENDSERLQVLSEVILKDFSLTNKLLRIVNSATYSQFGGTISTISRAIVILGFDAIRNLAITLLLFEHMHNKAQASSLRDSVLRAFFAGLLCRAIGKRIGARDAEEALICGMFHHLGKLLTIYYFHEESVEIAKRTETGTQEELAATAVLGLSYSELGIGVAQHWSFPERIINSMRLLPEGRQREPQSNLERLRQYANLSAEIQRVIGASAKDAARIQNAVVDRYGIALGLNQRDLNELMQETADSFVGYLGAIGVDHTGSEFIRQLRRASKPAATSNDNQPDDTLDRATLETELESGSKVQTTAVLSAGVQDITNTLVGDFKLNDLLRMILETMYRGIGFEQVVFGTRDAKQPMIQGRFGFGEDVNALVQNFRIPLGPVHDVFQVALERNADILIEDIDAESICDRIPDWYRQLGSSKTFIVFPLKLEKRIIGCFYGNRSKAGSLKIANDELNLLKTLRNQALLAIRTKQVTG
- the adhE gene encoding bifunctional acetaldehyde-CoA/alcohol dehydrogenase, which gives rise to MTVTTVQELDALVARVKKAQQLFATYSQQQVDEIFRAAALAAADARIPLAKMAASETGMGVVEDKVIKNHFASEYIYNKYKDDKTCGVVSTDDNFGTITIAEPIGIICGIVPTTNPTSTAIFKALISLKTRNAIIFSPHPRAKQSTNEAARLVLEAAVKAGAPKDIIGWIDKPSVELSNHLMRHPDVNLILATGGPGMVRAAYSSGKPAIGVGAGNTPVVIDETADIKRAVASILMSKTFDNGVVCASEQAVIVVDTIYDKVRERFIQNGGHILTKKDAEAVRKVILVNGGLNADIVGQSALKIAEMAGIKVPPYTKVLIGEVISVGEEEAFAHEKLSPTLGMYRAKDFYDAVTKAEALVALGGIGHTSSLYTDQDLQPERIKYFGDKMKTARILINTPSSQGGIGDLYNFALAPSLTLGCGSWGGNSISENVGPQHLINKKTVAKRAENMLWHKLPKSIYFRRGSLPFALEELSDKKRAAIVTGSYLFNNGYCDETIRILKQMGLEVEVFYEVEADPTLEVVRKGTHMLNTFKPDVIIALGGGSPMDAAKIMWVMYEHPDVHFEDLALRFMDIRKRIYKFPKLGIKAQLVAIPTTSGTGSEVTPFAVVTDEKTGMKYPIADYELTPNMAIVDPNLVMHMPKSLTAYGGIDAVTHALEAYVSVMANEYSDPQALQALKLLGQYLPSSYANGANDPKAREMVHNAATIAGIAFANAFLGVCHSMAHKIGAEFHLAHGLANALLISNVIRYNAADIPTKQTAFSQYDRPIAKCRYADIAEHLGLKGRNDDEKVESLVAWVEGLKTALEIPPSIQAAGVPEKEFLAKLDEVAEEAFDDQCTGANPRFPLISEIKQLLLDSYYGRPYLEAYAREPK